In one window of Erythrolamprus reginae isolate rEryReg1 chromosome 1, rEryReg1.hap1, whole genome shotgun sequence DNA:
- the LOC139156791 gene encoding uncharacterized protein yields MDNRGIGFGQYQFLRTKSSVPSPVGLCPPSRGQTHTYLNRQCSNQGPPESSGGHEVPTSYGGNYAALHLGRDPFGVTDRGTYRRDQQLHSGLAQQGYPGSVRVATRSRPVLPVDPEVWGPPSGPICQRPEHSASEVFHTVSGSRSRGDQRPTVTLASRSPVRISPRESHPEGGGKDPSRGGRSDLTSAILATSPVVRGLGGTFSVTPVEDSRSDHLVEPGESETPRSSVATLDRLALERHKLKQLDLPETVIDTMQAARRPSTSRIYQATWAAFCKFCDKDLQDPREASVITVLEFLQAGVERGLAPNTLRRQVAALATMIQTPESRSLAQHPWIRDFIKGATNKHSPPVRRFPSWDLTWVLKALTKPPFEPLRSIPIRLLSIKTAFLVAVTSARRVSELSALSVRPDLCVFYPDRVVLRLDPTFVPKEGTWIIGEIH; encoded by the exons ATGGACAATAGAGGAATTGGCTTCGGTCAATATCAATTTCTTAGAACTAAGAGCAGTGTTCCTAGCCCTGTTGGCCTTTGCCCCCCTAGTAGAGGGCAAACACATACTTAtcttaacagacaatgtagcaaccagggcccacctgaatcatcaggggggcacgaggtcCCAACGTCTTATGGAGGAAACTATGCggctcttcacctgggccgaGACCCATTTGGCGTCACTGACCGCGGAACATATCGCAGGGATCAGCAACTCcacagcggattggctcagcagggctaCCCTGGATCCGTCAGAGTGGCGACTCGATCCAGACCTGTTCTACCAGTTGACCCAGAGGTTTGGGGTCCCCCTAGTGGACCTATTTGCCAGCGGCCAGAACACTCAGCTTCCGAGGTTTTTCACACGGTTTCCGGATCCAGGAGCAGAGGGGACCAACGCCCTACTGtcaccttggcctccaggtctcctGTACGCATTTCCCCCCGTGAATCTCATCCCGAGGGTGGTGGAAAAGATCCTTCACGAGGAGGCAGAAGTGATCTTACTAGCGCCATATTGGCCACGTCGcccgtggttcgcggacttggtggaactttcagtgtcacccccgtggaggattccagatcggATCATCTCGTTGAGCCAGGGGAATCTGAAACACCCAGATCCTCAGTGGCTACACTTGACAggttggcacttgaaaggcataaaTTAAAGCAGTTGGACTTACCAGAGACGGTTATAGATACCATGCAGGCTGCCAGGCGCCCATCGACTTCACGAATTTATCAGGCGACCTGGGCTGCGTTTTGTAAATTTTGCGACAAGGATTTACAGGATCCTAGGGAAGCTTCTGTAATAACTGTTTTAGAGTTTCTGCAAGCCGGGGTGGAACGTGGCTTAGCTCCTAATACTTTGAGGCGACAGGTGGCAGCCTTAGCCACCATGATTCAAACTCCAGAGTCTCGTTCCTTGGCTCAGCATCCTTGGATCAGAGATTTTATTAAAGGAGCCACGAATAAACATTCTCCCCCTGTCAGgagatttccatcctgggacctcACGTGGGTACTTAAGGCTTTAACTAAACCTCCCTTTGAACCATTGAGGTCTATACCAATTAGGCTACtttccatcaagacagcctttcttGTAGCTGTTACATCTGCACGCAGGGTGTCGGAGTTATCGGCGTTATCCGTGAGACCTGACCTCTGTGTCTTTTATCCGGATAGGGTAGTTCTtcgtttggaccccacctttgtaCCAAAG GAAGGGACTTGGATTATCGGCGAAATCCATTAG